From a single Solanum dulcamara chromosome 4, daSolDulc1.2, whole genome shotgun sequence genomic region:
- the LOC129885251 gene encoding pentatricopeptide repeat-containing protein At2g17210 translates to MRVPWNSSSRLRELLCHGKSQDVLLHYRELNKTGVELTDHSVFPILLKACLNLSSTHGGNSIHASLVKHGFLAFTSVGNSMMDFYAKSGDLGSALVVFNCMGNKDSVSWNVIIHGHLLERAAAAAAAPRGLWFFTQAWAAGFEPNISTFVLVIQACRNLTAFHAGRTIHASTLRAGYSSITSVQNSLLSFYAEFGMHLAHNLFDEMTDRDVISWSVMVAGYAQSEEETVLALELFQRMIDFGITPDGKSVVSILKACSKLKAIRMGKSIHGFVISRGLGYDLFVHNSLIDLYSKCNDIDSSLRVFRGIPEKNVVSWNSLLSGLVQNEMHSEALTSFDLMQKAGVESDEVTLVNLLQLCKSFLEPYQCKLIHSRILRRGFELNELVTNSLIDAYASCNLITYAWSQFSNMRTRDAVTWSTMIAGFTHCGMPDEAIAVFREMSHISEWPNAITMLNLLEACALSADMKRSRWAHGIAIRRGLASDVVVGTAILDMYSKCGSIGSSRKVFDRIPQKNVVTWSAIIAAYGLIGLPNEALALLAEMKICGLRPNQVTALSLLSACSHGGLVEEGLSLFEELIWDHEVEPGLEHYSCLVDLLARAGKVDSAMNLIGKLHVGLKPGASAWGALLSACRNYENYEFGAIAFPQVVELEPSSSAGYLLASNMYASGHSWVDATKMRMLAKEGGVKVIAGYSLVYVNGKACRFLAGDNHHSLSDELQFAIQQLHSSMKMGITCG, encoded by the coding sequence ATGCGTGTCCCTTGGAACTCTAGTAGTAGGTTAAGAGAATTACTATGTCATGGCAAATCTCAAGACGTTCTTCTCCACTACCGTGAATTGAACAAGACCGGGGTTGAGTTGACGGACCATTCCGTTTTCCCCATCCTTCTCAAAGCATGTTTAAATCTCTCCTCTACACATGGCGGCAACTCTATCCATGCCTCTCTGGTTAAGCATGGATTCTTAGCTTTCACTTCCGTCGGTAATTCTATGATGGACTTCTATGCTAAATCTGGGGATTTGGGTTCTGCACTTGTTGTTTTTAACTGCATGGGCAACAAAGATTCAGTTTCCTGGAATGTAATCATTCATGGGCACTTATTAGAGCgagctgctgctgctgctgctgctcccCGAGGATTATGGTTCTTCACTCAGGCTTGGGCTGCAGGTTTTGAACCCAACATCTCCACTTTTGTGCTTGTCATTCAGGCTTGTCGCAATCTTACAGCTTTTCACGCTGGCCGGACGATCCATGCTTCTACCCTTCGTGCTGGGTATTCAAGTATTACTTCCGTCCAAAACTCGCTCCTCAGTTTCTATGCTGAATTCGGAATGCACCTTGCGCACAACCTTTTTGATGAAATGACTGACAGAGACGTTATTTCTTGGAGTGTCATGGTTGCTGGCTATGCCCAAAGTGAGGAGGAAACGGTGCTTGCGCTGGAGTTGTTTCAACGGATGATTGATTTTGGGATAACACCAGATGGAAAATCGGTGGTAAGTATACTCAAAGCCTGCAGCAAATTGAAGGCCATTAGAATGGGAAAGTCAATTCACGGATTTGTTATCTCTAGAGGTCTGGGTTATGATTTGTTCGTACACAACTCTCTGATCGACTTGTATTCTAAATGCAATGACATTGATTCTTCATTGAGAGTTTTCCGGGGAATTCCTGAGAAGAATGTTGTGTCCTGGAACTCTTTGTTGTCTGGACTTGTGCAGAATGAGATGCATTCTGAGGCCCTTACGTCATTTGATTTGATGCAGAAGGCTGGAGTTGAATCTGATGAGGTGACTCTGGTCAATCTGCTGCAGTTATGTAAGTCCTTCCTTGAACCTTACCAGTGCAAGCTGATACATTCCAGAATACTCCGACGTGGTTTTGAGTTGAATGAGTTGGTTACAAACTCTTTGATCGATGCATATGCAAGTTGCAATCTCATAACTTATGCATGGAGTCAATTTAGTAATATGAGAACACGAGATGCAGTAACTTGGAGCACCATGATTGCCGGCTTCACCCACTGTGGCATGCCTGACGAAGCAATTGCTGTTTTCCGAGAGATGAGCCACATCTCTGAATggcccaatgccatcaccatGTTAAATCTTCTTGAAGCTTGCGCTCTTTCTGCAGATATGAAAAGATCAAGGTGGGCTCATGGCATTGCTATTCGAAGAGGGTTGGCATCTGATGTGGTAGTGGGAACTGCGATCTTAGATATGTACTCAAAATGTGGTTCTATTGGATCTTCAAGAAAAGTGTTTGACCGGATTCCACAAAAGAATGTCGTGACCTGGAGTGCCATTATCGCAGCATATGGTTTGATTGGCCTCCCAAATGAAGCTCTAGCCCTACTTGCTGAGATGAAAATTTGTGGCCTGAGGCCAAACCAAGTTACTGCACTGTCTCTTTTATCAGCTTGTAGTCATGGGGGATTGGTAGAAGAAGGGCTCTCTCTTTTTGAGGAGTTGATTTGGGATCATGAAGTTGAACCTGGCTTAGAACATTACTCTTGCCTAGTAGATTTGTTAGCTCGGGCTGGAAAGGTTGATAGTGCAATGAATTTGATAGGAAAGCTACATGTTGGACTAAAGCCTGGTGCAAGTGCATGGGGGGCACTCTTGAGTGCTTGTAGGAACTATGAAAACTATGAGTTTGGTGCCATTGCCTTCCCTCAAGTAGTTGAACTTGAGCCGTCAAGCTCAGCTGGCTATCTGCTTGCATCAAACATGTATGCATCAGGTCATTCATGGGTTGATGCCACTAAAATGAGAATGCTGGCTAAGGAAGGAGGTGTGAAGGTTATAGCTGGCTATAGCTTAGTGTATGTAAATGGTAAGGCATGCAGGTTTCTTGCGGGAGATAACCACCATTCTTTGTCTGATGAATTGCAGTTTGCTATTCAGCAACTGCACTCGAGCATGAAAATGGGCATAACCTGCGGATAG
- the LOC129885252 gene encoding probable galacturonosyltransferase 3 gives MEARFRGSFISSTLLIFFFLVAPSRAELSNVSSLRGELKGLFPSYDCPQCINREEQGRISAARPDEKNIDILVTYTDANGAVRTRSINSKDLSTSWVWRYPSDEDGDHKKSSKEVKEKSQKPDKPEGTIEHSNGNENQYGVIVEHKSVYELHPIKLRRQRLRNERRERRTAELIQQDKEIENQIQDAAIERAKELDTTSKGKYNIWRKEYENPNSDSTLKLMRDQIIMARAYATIAKAKNEDSLYDSLINHSRESQLAIGEATSDSELQPSALDRAKDMGHVLAAAKDQLYDCMTLARKLRVMLQSAETGLNLLKKRSAFLIQLAAKTVPRPLHCLPLLLTTDFFIRRYEEKEFPNKEKLEDPSLFHYAIFSDNVLATSVVVNSTILHAKEPEKHIFHIVTDKLNFPAMKMWFLVNPPAAATIHVENVDEFTWLNSSYCPVLRQLESARMIEYYFKAHQSNSLTSGTDNLKYRNPKYLSMLNHLRFYLPEVYPKLEKILFLDDDIVVQKDLTPLWSVNLQGMVNGAVETCKESFHRFDKYLNFSNPKISENFDPNACGWAFGMNVFDLKEWRRRNITGIYHHWQEMNEDRTLWKLGTLPPGLITFYNLTYPLDRSWHVLGLGYDPALNKTEIQNGAVVHYNGNYKPWLDLAIAKYKAYWSRYVMFNNSYLQLCNISE, from the exons ATGGAGGCTCGTTTTAGAGGATCCTTCATCTCCTCTACTTTGCTAATCTTCTTCTTCCTG GTTGCACCTTCCCGAGCAGAATTGTCAAATGTATCATCACT TCGGGGAGAGCTGAAAGGTCTTTTCCCCTCATATGATTGTCCGCAATGCATTAATAGAGAG GAACAAGGTCGAATCAGTGCTGCTCGTCCTGATGAGAAA AATATTGACATCCTTGTAACATATACTGATGCTAATGGTGCTGTTAGAACTAGGAGCATAAACTCCAAGGACTTGTCAACTTCATGGGTATGGAGGTATCCTAGTGATGAGGATGGTGATcataagaagagttccaag GAAGTGAAAGAGAAGTCTCAGAAACCGGATAAGCCTGAGGGCACTATTGAGCACTCTAATGGAAACGAAAATCAGTATGGAGTTATCGTGGAGCATAAATCAGTATATGAGCTGCATCCAATCAAACTCAGGCGCCAG AGGCTAAGAAACGAAAGAAGAGAACGGCGGACTGCAGAGCTGATCCAGCAAGATAAGGAAATTGAAAACCAAATTCAAGACGCTGCTATTGAGCGAGCTAAAGAGCTTGACACAACTAGCAAGGGTAAATACAATATATGGAGGAAAGAATATGAAAACCCTAATTCTGACTCTACCCTTAAACTTATGCGTGACCAAATCATCATGGCAAGAGCTTATGCTACCATTGCAAAAGCTAAGAATGAAGATTCTCTATATGATTCTTTGATAAATCATTCTAGAGAAAGCCAGCTTGCAATTGGAGAAGCCACTTCTGATTCTGAACTTCAACCAAG TGCACTTGATCGAGCTAAGGATATGGGCCATGTTTTAGCTGCTGCGAAGGATCAACTATACGATTGCATGACACTAGCAAGGAAACTAAGAGTCATGCTTCAGTCGGCCGAAACTGGTCTAAATCTGCTGAAGAAAAGGAGTGCATTCTTGATACAGCTGGCTGCTAAAACAGTTCCCAGACCTTTGCATTGTCTTCCTTTGCTTCTCACGACAGACTTCTTTATACGTCGATATGAAGAGAAAGAATTTCCGAACAAGGAAAAGCTTGAAGATCCTTCTCTGTTTCATTATGCAATATTTTCTGATAATGTACTTGCCACATCTGTTGTTGTGAACTCTACTATATTGCATGCAAAGGAGCCTGAAAAGCACATTTTCCATATAGTGACAGATAAATTGAACTTCCCAGCTATGAAAATGTGGTTCCTTGTCAATCCTCCTGCTGCTGCAACAATTCACGTTGAGAATGTCGATGAATTTACATGGCTTAATTCCTCTTACTGCCCTGTACTACGTCAGCTTGAATCTGCTAGAATGATAGAGTATTATTTCAAGGCACATCAGTCGAATTCCCTTACATCTGGCACCGACAATCTTAAATATAGGAACCCAAAGTATTTGTCAATGCTGAATCATCTTAGGTTTTACCTTCCTGAAGTGTATCCAAAGCTAGAGAAAATCTTATTTCTGGATGATGATATTGTTGTTCAAAAGGATCTGACACCTCTTTGGTCTGTCAACCTACAAGGGATGGTCAATGGTGCCGTGGAGACATGCAAAGAAAGCTTTCATAGATTTGATAAATATCTTAACTTCTCTAACCCGAAGATATCTGAAAACTTTGATCCAAATGCCTGTGGATGGGCTTTTGGCATGAATGTCTTTGATTTGAAGGAGTGGAGGAGGCGCAACATTACAGGAATATATCATCATTGGCAAGAAATG AATGAGGATAGAACACTTTGGAAACTTGGCACCTTACCTCCAGGGTTAATAACTTTCTATAACTTGACTTATCCTTTGGATCGGAGCTGGCATGTCTTGGGTCTTGGTTATGATCCTGCCCTGAACAAAACAGAAATACAAAATGGGGCAGTTGTTCACTACAATGGAAATTACAAACCATGGTTGGATCTTGCAATTGCCAAATACAAAGCTTATTGGTCTAGATATGTAATGTTCAATAATTCATATCTTCAACTTTGTAACATCAGTGAGTAG
- the LOC129885250 gene encoding probable serine/threonine-protein kinase PIX13 isoform X1, which yields MLCVCLLCEDTFSEFCRYRKEIDNMGVCFSSNNHTPSTTAHFSSVGISQTTSNTTSSTVSNVSGNSQFSAASGVDGVYPNGGQGQILPHPNLRIFSFTELKTATRNFRSDTVLGEGGFGKVYKGWLDERPSSRTASGTVIAVKKLNSESLQGLEEWQCEVNFLGTLSHPNLVKLLGYCWEDKELLLVYEFMQKGSLENHLFGRGSAVQPLPWNIRLQIVIGAARGLAFLHASEKQVIYRDFKASNILLDGSYNAKISDFGLAKLGPSASQSHVTTRVMGTYGYAAPEYVQTGHLYVKSDVYGFGVVLVEILTGLRALDPNRPSNQHNLVEWIKPHLSDRRKLKDKMDSRLEGKYPSRAAVQIAQLALSCLGPEPKTRPGMKEVVEKLEQIEAANERPKEPRITSRHQTSYRYGQQPLHHRSPLHPRNDVNRAYPLPRRAS from the exons ATGCTATGCGTTTGTCTGCTTTGTGAGGATACCTTTTCCGAATTTTGCAGATATAGGAAGGAGATTGATAATATGGGAGTTTGTTTCAGTTCTAATAATCACACCCCATCTACTACTGCCCATTTCAGCTCAG TAGGCATATCACAGACGACGAGCAACACGACATCCTCAACTGTAAGCAACGTCTCCGGGAATAGCCAATTCTCAGCAGCCAGCGGAGTTGATGGGGTTTATCCAAATGGGGGACAGGGCCAGATATTACCGCATCCTAATTTAAGGATTTTTTCTTTTACGGAACTCAAGACCGCTACAAGAAATTTTAGAAGTGATACCGTCCTCGGAGAAGGCGGTTTTGGCAAAGTTTACAAGGGTTGGCTTGATGAGAGGCCTTCATCCAGGACTGCTAGTGGCACTGTCATTGCTGTTAAGAAATTGAATTCTGAAAGCTTACAAGGACTTGAAGAGTGGCAG TGTGAGGTGAATTTTCTTGGAACACTTTCACATCCTAACCTGGTCAAACTCTTGGGATACTGCTGGGAAGATAAAGAACTATTGCTTGTCTATGAGTTTATGCAAAAGGGCAGCTTGGAGAACCATCTTTTTGGAA GGGGCTCTGCTGTTCAACCACTTCCATGGAATATAAGACTTCAAATTGTGATTGGCGCAGCCCGAGGCTTGGCATTCCTACATGCATCAGAGAAGCAAGTCATATACAGAGACTTCAAGGCCTCAAATATATTACTTGATGGC TCTTACAATGCAAAGATATCAGATTTTGGCTTGGCAAAACTCGGTCCTTCGGCTAGTCAATCACATGTGACAACACGGGTAATGGGAACATATGGTTATGCTGCTCCTGAGTATGTTCAAACAG GACACTTGTACGTGAAAAGCGATGTCTATGGTTTTGGTGTTGTATTGGTGGAAATACTAACAGGTCTACGGGCACTAGACCCAAACCGCCCAAGCAACCAACATAATCTGGTTGAGTGGATTAAGCCACATTTATCTGATAGAAGGAAGTTAAAGGACAAGATGGATTCGCGGCTGGAAGGAAAATATCCATCAAGAGCTGCAGTTCAAATAGCACAACTGGCACTGTCATGTCTTGGACCTGAACCTAAAACCAGACCAGGAATGAAAGAAGTAGTGGAGAAACTAGAACAGATTGAGGCAGCCAATGAAAGACCCAAGGAGCCTAGAATAACTTCCAGACATCAGACTTCTTATAGATATGGTCAGCAACCTTTGCACCATCGTTCTCCACTTCATCCAAGGAACGATGTAAATCGAGCGTATCCACTCCCAAGAAGAGCATCATGA
- the LOC129885253 gene encoding protein NLP2: MEDAAFTLNDILAKLSDNNTTSDFSEFLSDGFWLETTTDQGSNYFSHHPFTTSSQPLVYLDNNHSIPNTIQVLVDPQMDELSAPTRQNTRTDSSTQLPSFQLVEGTATQMNSRRLWIGPNSPTNPNPILSVKTRLVQAIEYLKNSTRDKDVLIQIWVPVKRGGKHVLITHNQPYFLNPNSQSLLEYRNVSQNYQFAAEKDSKELFGLPGRVFLKKLPEWTPDVRFFKREEYPRVNYAHQHNVRGSIAVPVFETGSGTCLGVVEIVTTIQKTHYHPELEDVCKALEAVNLRSSGISSNPSKIKDCNESYLAALAEIQYTLTCVCDTHKLPLAQTWAPCIQQGKGGCLQSDENVASCVSTVDTACYVRDPQVVPFHFACSEHHLLKGEGVAGGAFNTNQPCFATDITAFSKTEYPLSHHARMFGLCSAVAVRLRSIYTGSADFVLEFFLPLDCKNTEDQKIMLSSLSSVIQQSCRSLRVVTDQELQEEKELLQHEKVSLSVGESHEDESRKPVSPPYRDQDASSWLSEMMDAQRKGKGTAAAVSENHKDEQEENFKVTAAPWDYTQRESINATTFSEPNQNFEPNGGSFDFSSGTGSHSSGAKRAGERRRSKTEKSISLQVLRQYFAGSLKDAAKSIGVCPTTLKRICRQHGITRWPSRKIKKVGHSLQKLQLVIDSVHGAEGTIKLSSFYTNFPELSSPNNPGTSNFSTSKNDDRLQQVNTQPDSSPVTTTSKSTSSSGSHNSSSSLFCSTGSKNLVPTNNVFATTEEHPGGMLKRAHTEAELHDMGQEETKLLVRSQSQKIQSNHICMEPLCPLPTSSNQVLRDSGTFKVKAIFGKEKIRFSLQSHWGFGDVKHEVMRRFNVEDVGKIDLKYLDDDDEWVLLTCDADLEECIDIHKFSKRRTIKVSLHHTYHTNLGSSFGSSCPA; this comes from the exons ATGGAAGATGCTGCCTTTACGCTTAACGACATCTTGGCTAAGCTCTCTGACAACAACACTACTAGTGATTTTAGTGAATTCCTCTCCGACGGATTCTGGCTAGAGACAACTACTGATCAAGGATCCAATTATTTCTCTCATCATCCTTTTACTACTTCTTCTCAGCCCCTTGTATATTTAGATAATAACCATTCCATTCCAAACACAATTCAAGTGCTTGTTGACCCCCAAATGGATGAACTTTCTGCACCTACAAGACAAAACACACGGACTGATTCTTCAACTCAATTGCCTAGTTTTCAGCTGGTTGAAGGCACTGCTACTCAAATGAATAGTAGGAGGTTATGGATTGGACCAAACAGTCCCACAAACCCAAATCCTATTTTATCAGTAAAGACGAGATTGGTGCAGGCCATTGAATACCTAAAAAATTCCACAAGAGATAAAGATGTCCTCATTCAGATATGGGTGCCTGTCAAGAGAGGAGGCAAACATGTACTTATTACTCATAATCAACCATACTTCCTCAACCCAAACTCCCAGAGTCTGTTAGAGTACAGAAATGTCTCTCAAAATTACCAATTTGCTGCTGAGAAGGACTCAAAGGAGTTGTTTGGGTTGCCTGGACGTGTGTTCTTGAAGAAGCTGCCAGAGTGGACTCCTGATGTTCGTTTTTTCAAAAGGGAGGAGTATCCACGAGTTAATTATGCTCACCAGCATAATGTTAGGGGCTCCATTGCAGTTCCTGTTTTTGAAACTGGCAGTGGAACTTGCTTGGGTGTTGTTGAGATTGTCACAACTATTCAGAAAACTCACTATCACCCCGAGCTTGAAGATGTCTGCAAAGCTCTTGAG GCTGTTAATCTAAGAAGTTCTGGTATCTcatcaaatccttccaaaatcAAG GACTGCAATGAGTCTTACCTAGCTGCATTGGCCGAGATTCAATATACTTTGACATGTGTGTGCGATACACACAAGTTGCCATTGGCTCAGACTTGGGCTCCGTGCATACAACAAGGCAAAGGCGGGTGCCTGCAATCTGATGAGAACGTTGCTTCTTGTGTTTCTACAGTCGACACAGCTTGCTATGTGCGCGATCCACAAGTGGTGCCCTTTCATTTTGCATGTTCTGAGCATCACTTGCTTAAAGGTGAAGGAGTTGCCGGTGGAGCTTTCAATACAAACCAGCCATGTTTTGCTACAGATATAACGGCCTTTAGCAAGACAGAATATCCACTGTCACACCACGCCAGGATGTTTGGATTATGTTCTGCTGTAGCAGTACGCCTTCGAAGTATATACACAGGGTCGGCTGACTTTGTATTGGAGTTTTTCTTGCCACTTGATTGCAAAAATACCGAAGATCAAAAAATAATGCTAAGTTCACTGTCTTCTGTGATACAACAAAGTTGCCGAAGCTTACGTGTTGTCACAGATCAAGAATTACAGGAGGAAAAAGAACTACTGCAACATGAAAAGGTCAGCCTTTCCGTTGGTGAATCGCATGAGGATGAATCAAGAAAACCAGTCTCTCCACCTTACAGGGATCAAGATGCTTCTTCCTGGCTTTCTGAAATGATGGATGCCCAAAGAAAGGGTAAAGGAACTGCTGCTGCTGTTTCAGAAAATCACAAGGATGAGCAAGAAGAAAATTTTAAGGTCACGGCAGCCCCTTGGGATTACACTCAGAGGGAGTCCATTAATGCAACCACATTTTCAGAGCCAAACCAAAATTTTGAACCCAATGGAGGTTCCTTTGATTTTTCTTCTGGTACTGGATCTCATTCCTCAGGTGCCAAGAGAGCAGGTGAAAGAAGACGATCGAAAACCGAGAAGAGTATCAGTTTGCAGGTACTCAGGCAGTATTTTGCTGGGAGCCTCAAAGATGCTGCCAAAAGTATTGGAG TTTGCCCTACAACTTTGAAAAGAATATGCAGGCAACATGGAATCACCAGGTGGCCTTCTCGCAAGATCAAGAAGGTTGGCCACTCATTACAGAAACTTCAACTTGTGATCGATTCAGTCCATGGTGCGGAGGGTACAATTAAACTCAGTTCTTTCTACACCAACTTCCCTGAACTTAGCTCTCCAAATAATCCCGGGACCAGCAACTTCTCTACTTCTAAAAACGATGATCGTCTGCAACAAGTAAATACTCAACCTGATAGCAGCCCTGTGACCACCACATCCAAGTCAACATCTTCGTCTGGCAGTCATAACTCCAGCTCAAGTTTATTCTGTTCCACTGGTTCAAAGAATTTAGTCCCGACAAATAATGTCTTTGCCACAACAGAGGAACATCCTGGAGGAATGCTAAAGAGAGCACATACAGAAGCAGAATTGCATGATATGGGTCAAGAAGAAACCAAGCTTCTGGTCAGATCACAGAGTCAAAAGATCCAAAGCAATCACATTTGTATGGAACCTCTGTGTCCTTTGCCAACAAGTAGCAATCAGGTCTTACGGGATTCAGGTACATTTAAAGTAAAAGCTATTTTTGGGAAGGAAAAGATCCGTTTCAGCCTGCAATCACACTGGGGTTTTGGAGATGTTAAGCACGAGGTCATGAGGCGTTTCAATGTAGAAGATGTTGGTAAAATCGACCTAAAGTATTTGGATGATGATGACGAATGGGTGCTTCTGACATGTGATGCTGATCTTGAGGAATGTATTGATATACATAAATTCTCTAAAAGGAGAACAATTAAAGTCTCCCTCCACCATACTTACCATACCAATCTTGGAAGTTCATTTGGTAGCAGCTGTCCAGCATAA
- the LOC129885250 gene encoding probable serine/threonine-protein kinase PIX13 isoform X2 produces the protein MLCVCLLCEDTFSEFCRYRKEIDNMGVCFSSNNHTPSTTAHFSSGISQTTSNTTSSTVSNVSGNSQFSAASGVDGVYPNGGQGQILPHPNLRIFSFTELKTATRNFRSDTVLGEGGFGKVYKGWLDERPSSRTASGTVIAVKKLNSESLQGLEEWQCEVNFLGTLSHPNLVKLLGYCWEDKELLLVYEFMQKGSLENHLFGRGSAVQPLPWNIRLQIVIGAARGLAFLHASEKQVIYRDFKASNILLDGSYNAKISDFGLAKLGPSASQSHVTTRVMGTYGYAAPEYVQTGHLYVKSDVYGFGVVLVEILTGLRALDPNRPSNQHNLVEWIKPHLSDRRKLKDKMDSRLEGKYPSRAAVQIAQLALSCLGPEPKTRPGMKEVVEKLEQIEAANERPKEPRITSRHQTSYRYGQQPLHHRSPLHPRNDVNRAYPLPRRAS, from the exons ATGCTATGCGTTTGTCTGCTTTGTGAGGATACCTTTTCCGAATTTTGCAGATATAGGAAGGAGATTGATAATATGGGAGTTTGTTTCAGTTCTAATAATCACACCCCATCTACTACTGCCCATTTCAGCTCAG GCATATCACAGACGACGAGCAACACGACATCCTCAACTGTAAGCAACGTCTCCGGGAATAGCCAATTCTCAGCAGCCAGCGGAGTTGATGGGGTTTATCCAAATGGGGGACAGGGCCAGATATTACCGCATCCTAATTTAAGGATTTTTTCTTTTACGGAACTCAAGACCGCTACAAGAAATTTTAGAAGTGATACCGTCCTCGGAGAAGGCGGTTTTGGCAAAGTTTACAAGGGTTGGCTTGATGAGAGGCCTTCATCCAGGACTGCTAGTGGCACTGTCATTGCTGTTAAGAAATTGAATTCTGAAAGCTTACAAGGACTTGAAGAGTGGCAG TGTGAGGTGAATTTTCTTGGAACACTTTCACATCCTAACCTGGTCAAACTCTTGGGATACTGCTGGGAAGATAAAGAACTATTGCTTGTCTATGAGTTTATGCAAAAGGGCAGCTTGGAGAACCATCTTTTTGGAA GGGGCTCTGCTGTTCAACCACTTCCATGGAATATAAGACTTCAAATTGTGATTGGCGCAGCCCGAGGCTTGGCATTCCTACATGCATCAGAGAAGCAAGTCATATACAGAGACTTCAAGGCCTCAAATATATTACTTGATGGC TCTTACAATGCAAAGATATCAGATTTTGGCTTGGCAAAACTCGGTCCTTCGGCTAGTCAATCACATGTGACAACACGGGTAATGGGAACATATGGTTATGCTGCTCCTGAGTATGTTCAAACAG GACACTTGTACGTGAAAAGCGATGTCTATGGTTTTGGTGTTGTATTGGTGGAAATACTAACAGGTCTACGGGCACTAGACCCAAACCGCCCAAGCAACCAACATAATCTGGTTGAGTGGATTAAGCCACATTTATCTGATAGAAGGAAGTTAAAGGACAAGATGGATTCGCGGCTGGAAGGAAAATATCCATCAAGAGCTGCAGTTCAAATAGCACAACTGGCACTGTCATGTCTTGGACCTGAACCTAAAACCAGACCAGGAATGAAAGAAGTAGTGGAGAAACTAGAACAGATTGAGGCAGCCAATGAAAGACCCAAGGAGCCTAGAATAACTTCCAGACATCAGACTTCTTATAGATATGGTCAGCAACCTTTGCACCATCGTTCTCCACTTCATCCAAGGAACGATGTAAATCGAGCGTATCCACTCCCAAGAAGAGCATCATGA